The following are encoded together in the Pseudomonas sp. IB20 genome:
- a CDS encoding DUF4198 domain-containing protein: MQAFKSLAVIGLLFASQVSAHGLWTEQRRGNIEVIYGHGAEDNAFKAQKISGAWAYDASGKMIPVTVERLADHARLKPLKSPAVLAVALDNGMWSQTPDKKWINQGRSQVPGAIESTQTFKYSLAIYQPGAKLPKLDQIKLLILPEVDPLTVGPGRSLPVRVLLDGKPAAGIKLVGDYRNAPNTLSTETDKDGRAEVLVRNEGLNVITAQVELPLKDADVATRGLFTSLTFLGEPHHE, from the coding sequence ATGCAAGCCTTCAAATCCTTGGCCGTGATCGGCCTGCTGTTTGCCAGCCAAGTCTCGGCCCACGGCCTGTGGACCGAACAACGGCGCGGCAATATCGAAGTGATCTACGGCCACGGCGCCGAAGACAATGCCTTCAAGGCACAGAAAATCAGCGGTGCCTGGGCGTATGACGCCAGCGGCAAGATGATCCCGGTCACCGTGGAGCGCCTCGCCGACCACGCACGCCTCAAGCCGCTCAAATCGCCCGCCGTTTTAGCCGTGGCGTTGGATAACGGGATGTGGTCGCAGACGCCGGACAAGAAGTGGATCAACCAGGGCCGTAGCCAAGTGCCTGGCGCGATTGAGTCGACCCAAACCTTCAAATACAGCCTGGCGATTTACCAGCCGGGGGCGAAATTGCCGAAGCTGGATCAGATCAAGCTGCTGATCCTGCCGGAAGTTGATCCGCTGACCGTAGGACCGGGCAGGTCACTGCCGGTGCGGGTGCTGCTGGATGGCAAGCCGGCGGCGGGGATCAAGTTGGTGGGCGATTATCGCAATGCGCCGAACACCTTGAGCACCGAGACCGACAAGGATGGCCGAGCCGAGGTGCTGGTGCGTAATGAAGGGTTGAATGTGATTACGGCGCAGGTGGAGCTGCCGCTAAAAGATGCTGATGTGGCAACGCGCGGGTTGTTCACTTCGCTGACGTTCCTCGGTGAACCGCATCACGAATAA
- a CDS encoding TonB-dependent siderophore receptor has translation MPSRRFAPVAGLALGLLLDPAYADDDTVELDTINVTSDAYESATDPVTGYRATRSASATKTDTALRDIPQSISVIPATVLKDLGSTSVERALEFAGGVSKQNNFGGLTLYEYSVRGFTTSEFYQDGFSANRGYPSTPDAANIERIEVLKGPAASLYGRGDPGGTVNIVTKKPQPQAFTTVQTSAGSWDRYRTALDVNTPLDSEGRLLSRVNLAVEDNHSFRDHVDAKRVFVAPSFSWHLDPDTSLLVESEFVRHSSTFDRGIVANHGMSRSTFLGEPNDGNIRNHNNRIQAALEHHLNDAWKLRLASHYKQGSLWGDASESRALNADGHTVNRRYRERSTGWHDSITQLELRGLFDIGSWQHELLIGSEYEDYRKKERVSAIAGSLYPIDIYKPIYGQTKPNGARTGTNAFEQTKSQALNLQDQIVFTDRLRGMLGARFEHVEQSTVDFTRNHAKSRQTHDALTQRAGLLYQLTPQVGVFANASTSFKPNNGLDAGGKSFTPEEGVGYEVGIKSELFDDRLSTTLAAFHIEKENVLALDPATINNSRAIGKARSQGFDLQLSGQVTDAVRVIGAFAYIDAEVTKGDKAIPTGSRILGVAKRSGSLLGVYEFQDGALRGSDLGAAFTYVGDRSGEAGSQFELPAYHTVDLLAHYKASDNVTVGLNLNNLFDEKYYERSYSNYWVTPGEPRNFTVSLTLNL, from the coding sequence ATGCCGTCTCGAAGATTCGCCCCCGTGGCTGGCCTGGCCTTGGGTTTGCTGCTCGACCCCGCCTACGCCGACGACGACACTGTAGAACTGGACACTATCAACGTCACCAGCGACGCCTATGAATCCGCCACCGACCCGGTCACAGGTTATCGCGCCACCCGTTCCGCCAGCGCCACCAAGACGGACACCGCACTGCGCGACATCCCACAATCAATCAGCGTGATTCCCGCCACGGTGCTCAAAGACCTGGGCAGCACCAGCGTGGAACGCGCCCTGGAGTTTGCCGGCGGCGTGTCCAAGCAGAACAACTTCGGCGGCCTGACGCTTTACGAATACAGCGTGCGCGGCTTCACCACATCGGAGTTCTACCAGGACGGTTTCAGCGCCAACCGTGGCTACCCGAGCACGCCGGACGCGGCCAACATCGAGCGCATTGAAGTGCTCAAAGGCCCCGCTGCCAGCCTTTACGGGCGCGGCGACCCCGGCGGCACGGTGAATATCGTCACCAAAAAACCCCAGCCGCAAGCCTTCACCACCGTGCAAACCAGTGCCGGCAGTTGGGACCGCTATCGCACCGCGCTGGATGTGAACACCCCGCTGGACAGCGAAGGCCGCCTACTGTCGCGCGTGAACCTGGCGGTGGAAGACAACCACAGCTTCCGTGATCACGTCGACGCCAAGCGTGTATTCGTCGCGCCGTCGTTCAGCTGGCATTTGGACCCGGACACCAGCCTTCTCGTAGAAAGCGAGTTCGTGCGCCACAGCTCCACCTTCGACCGAGGCATCGTCGCCAACCATGGCATGTCCCGCTCCACCTTCCTCGGCGAGCCCAACGACGGCAATATCCGCAACCACAACAACCGCATCCAGGCCGCGTTGGAGCATCACCTTAATGACGCCTGGAAACTGCGCCTGGCCAGCCACTACAAACAAGGCAGCCTGTGGGGTGACGCCTCGGAAAGTCGTGCGCTGAATGCCGACGGCCATACCGTCAACCGCCGCTACCGCGAACGCTCCACCGGTTGGCACGACAGCATCACCCAGCTGGAACTGCGCGGCCTGTTCGACATTGGCAGCTGGCAGCACGAACTGTTGATCGGCAGCGAATACGAGGACTACCGCAAGAAGGAGCGCGTGTCGGCGATTGCCGGCAGCCTCTACCCCATCGACATCTATAAACCGATCTACGGCCAGACCAAACCCAATGGCGCACGCACCGGCACCAACGCCTTCGAACAGACGAAAAGCCAGGCGCTGAACCTGCAAGACCAGATCGTCTTCACCGACCGCCTGCGCGGCATGCTCGGTGCGCGCTTCGAACACGTCGAGCAAAGCACCGTCGACTTCACCCGCAACCACGCCAAGAGCCGGCAAACCCACGACGCCCTCACCCAACGCGCCGGTTTGCTCTACCAACTCACGCCGCAAGTCGGTGTGTTCGCCAACGCGTCAACCTCGTTCAAACCCAACAACGGCTTGGACGCCGGCGGCAAATCCTTCACGCCGGAAGAAGGCGTGGGGTATGAAGTGGGGATCAAGAGCGAGCTGTTCGACGACCGCCTGAGCACCACCCTCGCCGCCTTCCATATCGAAAAGGAAAATGTCCTGGCCTTGGACCCGGCCACCATCAACAACAGCCGCGCCATAGGCAAGGCGCGCAGCCAGGGCTTTGACCTGCAACTGAGCGGGCAAGTGACTGACGCGGTAAGGGTCATCGGCGCCTTCGCCTACATCGACGCCGAAGTGACCAAGGGCGACAAAGCCATCCCCACCGGCAGCCGGATTCTCGGCGTGGCCAAGCGCAGCGGCAGCCTGCTGGGCGTGTATGAATTCCAGGATGGCGCGCTACGCGGCTCGGACCTCGGCGCGGCGTTCACCTACGTCGGTGATCGCTCCGGCGAAGCCGGCAGCCAGTTCGAACTGCCCGCCTACCACACCGTCGACCTGCTGGCGCATTACAAGGCCAGCGACAACGTCACCGTGGGCCTGAACCTCAACAACCTATTCGACGAAAAGTACTACGAGCGCTCCTACAGCAACTACTGGGTCACGCCCGGCGAGCCGCGCAACTTCACCGTCAGCCTGACCCTCAACCTGTAA
- the algW gene encoding Do family serine endopeptidase AlgW, whose protein sequence is MLKALRFFGWPLLAGVLIAMMIIQRYPQWVGLPSLDVNLQQAPQTNSVVQGPVTYADAVVIAAPAVVNLYTTKVINKPAHPLFEDPQFRRYFGDNGPKQRRMESSLGSGVIMSPEGYILTNNHVTTGADQIVVALRDGRETLARVVGSDPETDLAVLKIDLKNLPSITIGRSEGLRVGDVALAIGNPFGVGQTVTMGIISATGRNQLGLNSYEDFIQTDAAINPGNSGGALVDANGNLTGINTAIFSKSGGSQGIGFAIPVKLAMEVMKSIIEHGQVIRGWLGIEVQPLTKDLAASSGLTGRPGIVVAGIFRDGPAQKAGLQLGDVILNIDGEPAGDGRKSMNQVARIKPTDKVSILVMRNGKEIKLSAEIGLRPPPAPVKEEE, encoded by the coding sequence ATGCTCAAGGCACTGCGTTTTTTTGGATGGCCATTGTTGGCTGGCGTGCTGATCGCGATGATGATTATTCAGCGTTACCCCCAATGGGTGGGCTTACCCAGCCTTGATGTGAACCTGCAACAGGCCCCGCAGACCAACTCGGTGGTGCAAGGCCCGGTGACCTATGCCGACGCCGTGGTCATCGCCGCGCCCGCCGTGGTTAACCTGTACACCACCAAGGTCATCAACAAACCGGCGCATCCGTTATTTGAAGACCCGCAGTTTCGGCGCTATTTCGGCGACAACGGGCCCAAGCAGCGCCGGATGGAATCCAGCCTCGGTTCCGGGGTGATCATGAGCCCGGAAGGCTACATCCTCACCAACAACCATGTGACCACCGGCGCCGACCAGATTGTGGTGGCCCTGCGTGACGGCCGCGAAACCCTGGCCCGCGTGGTCGGCAGCGACCCGGAAACTGACCTTGCGGTGCTGAAGATCGACCTCAAGAACCTGCCCTCGATCACCATTGGCCGCTCCGAAGGGCTGCGCGTCGGTGACGTCGCGCTGGCCATCGGCAATCCGTTCGGCGTCGGCCAGACCGTGACCATGGGCATCATCAGCGCCACCGGGCGTAACCAGTTGGGGCTCAACAGCTACGAAGACTTTATCCAAACTGACGCGGCGATCAACCCGGGCAACTCCGGCGGCGCATTGGTGGATGCCAATGGCAACCTGACCGGCATCAACACGGCGATTTTCTCCAAGTCCGGCGGCTCTCAGGGCATCGGCTTTGCGATCCCGGTGAAGCTGGCGATGGAAGTGATGAAATCGATCATCGAGCACGGCCAGGTGATTCGCGGCTGGCTGGGCATCGAAGTACAGCCGCTGACCAAGGACCTGGCCGCGTCGTCCGGCTTGACCGGGCGCCCAGGCATCGTCGTCGCCGGTATCTTCCGCGACGGCCCGGCGCAGAAAGCCGGCCTGCAATTGGGCGATGTGATCCTGAACATCGACGGCGAACCCGCCGGTGATGGCCGCAAGTCGATGAACCAAGTCGCGCGGATCAAGCCGACCGACAAGGTGTCGATCCTGGTAATGCGCAACGGCAAAGAGATCAAGCTGTCGGCAGAGATCGGTCTGCGCCCACCACCTGCCCCGGTGAAAGAAGAGGAATGA